From a region of the Streptacidiphilus albus JL83 genome:
- a CDS encoding chitinase — protein sequence MRGSRADRHRFRGPASAAPAAARGGSHGQHQGRAPRPLPAHIFAPYFEDNTANGPAALSAASGDKYLTLSFIQTPAAGSCDLDWNGNASMPIAWSTFGADIAKIRARGGDVVPSFGGYNADHAGEEIADSCTDVARIAADYEQVITTYGVSRLDFDVEDNSETDPAGINRRNEAIHLVEQWAARQHRTVQFVYTLSTNMTGLDAPQGVGVLQNAVADHARIDIVNIMTFDYYDGLPHEMGKDTVTASEAVLGQLHSVYPHKSQAQLWQMLGVTEMIGVDDYGPPEVLTPADALFVEKWAARQGIAELSFWALERDNGGCVGTAGSFTCSGVAQSDWQFSHDFEPFDRR from the coding sequence GTGCGCGGCAGCCGCGCTGATCGCCACCGGTTTCGCGGCCCCGCCTCCGCAGCGCCGGCCGCCGCCCGGGGCGGGAGCCACGGGCAGCACCAAGGCCGGGCTCCCCGCCCCCTGCCCGCGCACATCTTCGCCCCCTACTTCGAGGACAACACCGCCAACGGCCCGGCCGCCCTGTCCGCCGCCTCCGGCGACAAGTACCTCACCCTTTCGTTCATCCAGACCCCGGCGGCCGGCTCCTGCGACCTCGACTGGAACGGCAACGCCTCCATGCCGATCGCCTGGTCGACCTTCGGGGCGGACATCGCGAAGATCCGCGCGCGGGGCGGCGACGTGGTCCCCTCCTTCGGCGGCTACAACGCCGACCACGCCGGGGAGGAGATCGCCGACAGCTGCACCGACGTCGCCAGGATCGCCGCCGACTACGAGCAGGTCATCACCACCTACGGCGTCAGCCGGCTCGACTTCGACGTCGAGGACAACTCGGAGACCGACCCGGCCGGGATCAACCGCCGGAACGAGGCCATCCACCTGGTCGAGCAGTGGGCCGCGCGGCAGCACCGGACGGTGCAGTTCGTCTACACCCTCAGCACCAACATGACCGGCCTGGACGCCCCGCAGGGCGTCGGCGTGCTGCAGAACGCGGTGGCCGACCACGCCCGGATCGACATCGTCAACATCATGACCTTCGACTACTACGACGGCCTGCCGCACGAGATGGGCAAGGACACCGTGACGGCGTCCGAGGCCGTCCTCGGCCAACTGCACTCGGTCTACCCGCACAAGTCGCAGGCGCAGCTCTGGCAGATGCTCGGCGTCACCGAGATGATCGGCGTCGACGACTACGGCCCGCCGGAGGTGCTCACCCCCGCCGACGCGCTCTTCGTGGAGAAGTGGGCCGCCCGGCAGGGCATCGCCGAACTCTCCTTCTGGGCGCTGGAGCGGGACAACGGCGGCTGCGTCGGCACGGCCGGGAGCTTCACCTGCTCCGGCGTCGCGCAGAGCGACTGGCAGTTCAGCCACGACTTCGAGCCGTTCGACCGGCGCTGA
- a CDS encoding Ig-like domain-containing protein — translation MDSAWRQTPGTVQFVVDGSAYGAPAPVLNGRAELASAGLAAGTHVVLARYTPTDAGPEGSVSRPAAFHVTTDAATAAPSPEPAPAPVAVPMPVPVPVPVPVAAPMPVPVPVPVPVAAPMPVPVAAPMPVPVAAPAPVTAPAPPAPVPLPSTPTPAPSLVLPVTVPAPAPPRIRPSPRRSRPSPRRPRRSRPRRPSPRRSRPRPHRPRSAPVPRPRPCRSSGRAARRSLRWRSLHSPPVRSPPLPPPLPARCRRPRRPASIPRRSTFRAAPPRSACRRGDGPTPVARSAEPDTGRGRSAVRELLNDGGPDRIGWSERRPSSRCRSGIGS, via the coding sequence GTGGACAGCGCCTGGCGGCAGACGCCGGGCACGGTCCAGTTCGTCGTCGACGGCAGTGCCTACGGCGCACCGGCCCCGGTCCTGAACGGCAGGGCGGAGCTCGCGTCGGCCGGTCTCGCGGCCGGCACCCACGTGGTCCTCGCCCGCTACACGCCCACGGACGCGGGACCTGAGGGATCGGTCTCCCGTCCCGCCGCGTTCCATGTGACGACCGACGCCGCGACGGCCGCGCCGTCCCCGGAGCCGGCCCCCGCGCCGGTAGCGGTGCCAATGCCGGTGCCGGTGCCGGTGCCGGTGCCGGTGGCGGCGCCAATGCCGGTGCCGGTGCCGGTGCCGGTGCCGGTGGCGGCGCCAATGCCGGTGCCGGTGGCGGCGCCAATGCCGGTGCCGGTGGCGGCGCCCGCGCCGGTGACTGCGCCGGCGCCTCCGGCCCCCGTTCCGCTCCCCAGCACCCCGACACCGGCGCCCTCCCTGGTCCTCCCGGTGACCGTGCCTGCCCCCGCACCCCCGCGCATCCGCCCGTCCCCGCGCCGATCGCGCCCGTCCCCGCGCCGCCCGCGCCGATCGCGCCCGCGCCGCCCGTCCCCGCGCCGATCGCGCCCGCGCCCGCACCGGCCCCGATCGGCGCCCGTCCCGCGCCCGCGCCCGTGCCGGTCGTCAGGCCGAGCAGCGCGGCGGTCGCTCCGGTGGCGGTCGCTCCACAGCCCGCCGGTGCGCTCCCCGCCGCTGCCGCCTCCGTTGCCCGCCCGATGCCGGCGCCCGCGTCGTCCGGCATCCATACCGCGCCGATCAACCTTCCGGGCGGCGCCTCCGCGCTCGGCGTGCCGCCGTGGCGACGGCCCGACCCCCGTCGCGCGATCGGCTGAACCGGACACCGGTCGGGGTCGATCCGCTGTCCGCGAACTGCTGAACGATGGTGGGCCGGACCGGATCGGCTGGTCCGAACGGAGGCCGTCGAGCCGTTGCCGGAGCGGTATCGGATCGTAG
- a CDS encoding NADPH-dependent F420 reductase: MQIGIIGAGHIGGNLTRRLTALGHQVAVANSRGPETLSDLVAETGATAVTATEAARGAEIVVVTIPLKNVPDLPDDLFAEAAEGFAVIDTGNYYPQQRDGRIAAIEEGQTESGWTQQHLGHPVVKAFNGTYAQDILDKPQPAGTPGRVALPVAGDDEAGKRIVRDLIDELGFDTVDAGRIDESWRQQPGTPVYGLAADVEAIRKALAEASPERPADFRA; the protein is encoded by the coding sequence ATGCAGATCGGCATCATCGGCGCAGGACACATCGGCGGCAACCTCACCCGACGGCTCACCGCGCTCGGGCACCAGGTGGCTGTCGCCAACTCACGCGGCCCGGAGACCCTGAGCGACCTGGTGGCGGAGACCGGGGCCACGGCGGTGACCGCGACCGAGGCGGCCCGCGGGGCGGAGATCGTGGTCGTCACGATCCCGCTGAAGAACGTCCCCGACCTTCCGGACGACCTCTTCGCCGAGGCGGCCGAGGGATTCGCGGTGATCGACACCGGTAACTACTACCCGCAGCAGCGCGACGGGCGGATCGCCGCGATCGAGGAGGGCCAGACCGAGAGCGGCTGGACCCAGCAGCACCTCGGGCACCCCGTGGTCAAGGCCTTCAACGGCACCTATGCGCAGGACATCCTGGACAAGCCGCAGCCGGCCGGTACGCCGGGCCGGGTGGCACTGCCGGTGGCCGGCGACGACGAGGCCGGCAAGCGGATCGTCCGGGACCTGATCGACGAGCTGGGCTTCGACACCGTCGACGCCGGCCGAATCGACGAGTCCTGGCGCCAGCAGCCCGGCACCCCCGTGTACGGGCTGGCCGCAGACGTGGAGGCGATCCGCAAGGCGCTGGCCGAGGCGAGCCCGGAGCGTCCGGCCGACTTCCGGGCCTGA